Part of the Spiribacter salinus M19-40 genome, TCAGTGCAGTGAAGTCAAAGCAATTGGGCGCTCCATTGCGCGGTGCTATTCTCCAGTGATGGCGAAAACACTGAACTACCTGCACGGCTTTAACTCGGCCGCACTCGACAGCGATACGAAGGTCCAGGATCTTCGGCGCCGCTTCAACGTCAATCTGATCAACTACGACAGCTTCGCCTCGCGCGAGGCGATCATTGAACAGATCGAGGCGCAGTCGGTTTCGGGGGCTGACGTTGCATTCATCGGCACGTCACTCGGAGGCTATTTTGCGGCGGTGATGGGTCAGCGCACGGCCCGGCCCGCCATCATGGTGAATCCGAGCGGCGACCCGCACTGGGGTCTTGGCAAATATCTGGACCGGTCACTGGCCAACCCGAAGCTACCCGAGGCTCCACTGCGCGCATTGGATCGGGCAACGGTGGCGTCGTACGCCGGTCATGCACTCTCCGCGAAGGCCGTGGATTACGCGGTTCCGCCGATGCTCGTCTTGGATTTGGAAGACGAGTTGCTCGATGCACGAGCCACCCTGCGAGAATATGGGCATCTTGCGCCGCCCCTCGTGTTCGACGGCGGCAGTCACCGCTTCGAGCACATGGCAGAGGCCCTCGATGGGATCGAGGCCTACGCCTGGCCTGACTGATGCTGCATCAGGATCACGGGGAATCTGAATCGCTCGCCAGGTGAGGGCCACCGGCGTTACGGTGGAGACATGAAAATCGTCGAGGCGATTGTT contains:
- a CDS encoding YqiA/YcfP family alpha/beta fold hydrolase yields the protein MAKTLNYLHGFNSAALDSDTKVQDLRRRFNVNLINYDSFASREAIIEQIEAQSVSGADVAFIGTSLGGYFAAVMGQRTARPAIMVNPSGDPHWGLGKYLDRSLANPKLPEAPLRALDRATVASYAGHALSAKAVDYAVPPMLVLDLEDELLDARATLREYGHLAPPLVFDGGSHRFEHMAEALDGIEAYAWPD